In methanogenic archaeon ISO4-H5, the following are encoded in one genomic region:
- a CDS encoding peptidyl-prolyl cis-trans isomerase — MADEVHCAHILVKTQKDANHLKERVLAGEDFGALAGEFSSCPSREHGGDLGWFGRGQMVKPFENAAFKAEPGEVCVCRTQFGWHVIKVLEKR, encoded by the coding sequence ATGGCAGATGAAGTACACTGCGCACACATACTCGTGAAGACCCAGAAAGACGCCAATCACCTCAAGGAGAGGGTCCTCGCGGGAGAGGATTTCGGTGCTCTTGCCGGAGAATTCTCGTCATGCCCCTCCAGGGAGCACGGCGGGGACCTCGGATGGTTCGGACGCGGTCAGATGGTCAAACCCTTCGAGAACGCAGCTTTCAAAGCGGAACCCGGCGAGGTCTGCGTCTGCCGCACCCAGTTCGGCTGGCATGTGATCAAGGTCCTCGAGAAGAGGTGA
- a CDS encoding dihydroorotate dehydrogenase electron transfer subunit PyrK has translation MSDYVKILKTTENNYDTKTFEFELDAEAKPGQFVMVWCPGMEEIPMSLSSTGKIKSISVKRIGPDTERLHQLKEGDVIGVRGPYGNGYDLTPGREYLIIGGGIGTASIMPAVEATGADTIIGARSERDIVLRDRAEKAAKNVWYSTDDGSFGFHGNAVQLMKEKYAEKKYDCIVACGPEVMLYFLYKACQELGVECQLSLERHMKCGAGVCGCCVMDGQRVCKDGPVFTSAQIAEMKDFGVQKRDECGRVVKFRK, from the coding sequence ATGAGTGATTACGTCAAAATCCTGAAGACCACCGAGAACAACTACGACACCAAGACCTTCGAGTTCGAACTTGATGCCGAAGCGAAACCCGGACAGTTCGTCATGGTCTGGTGCCCCGGCATGGAGGAGATCCCCATGTCACTGTCTTCCACTGGGAAAATTAAATCGATCAGCGTCAAGAGGATCGGTCCCGACACCGAGAGGCTCCACCAGCTGAAGGAAGGCGATGTCATCGGAGTGCGCGGACCCTACGGTAACGGATACGACCTCACTCCCGGCAGGGAATACCTCATCATCGGAGGAGGTATCGGTACAGCATCCATCATGCCCGCTGTAGAGGCAACCGGTGCGGACACCATCATCGGAGCCCGTTCCGAGAGGGACATCGTCCTGAGGGACAGGGCCGAGAAGGCCGCCAAGAACGTCTGGTACTCCACCGACGACGGTTCCTTCGGCTTCCACGGCAACGCCGTGCAGCTGATGAAGGAGAAATACGCCGAGAAGAAGTACGACTGCATCGTAGCCTGCGGACCCGAGGTGATGCTCTACTTCCTCTACAAGGCATGCCAGGAGCTGGGCGTAGAATGCCAGCTGTCCCTGGAGAGGCACATGAAGTGCGGTGCCGGAGTCTGCGGATGCTGCGTCATGGACGGACAGAGGGTCTGCAAGGACGGTCCCGTGTTCACCTCCGCTCAGATCGCCGAGATGAAGGATTTCGGCGTCCAGAAGAGGGACGAGTGCGGACGCGTCGTGAAATTCAGGAAGTGA
- a CDS encoding ATP/GTP-binding protein, which produces MFRRKIIDALSEWKNSGLCKKKAAIVKGLRQIGKTVAVKEFARSNYDNVVYVDFKKTTSAKAAFEGDIDIDRITMRITAVLPDAKFVPGHTVIILDEIQECARARFSIKAFIEDGRYDLIATGSLLGIRGYNRKDRDIPVGFEHTIRMYPMDFEEFLWAKGVSQQIIDYIKDCFSGKRTVDDPIHSVMKRHFQEYVCVGGMPSVVSTFIEKNDMNTVRAEQQDLIEQYRDDFGRYLDENENEVTDTEMMGYINQVFDSIPAQLSKENKKFQYSVLSKNARGRTYAGAIQWLADYGLINKSYNLSSLELPLNGNKDDSVFKIYMADTGLFVSMLDRGTYADILSGNLETYKGAIFENVISDILSKNGVKLFYYHKDSGLEIDFIAKHDRKACLIEVKSNTGNTKSAKTVLGDKKNYDVELCYKLGNYNVGFMNGILTLPDYMAPLVAKELSDE; this is translated from the coding sequence GTGTTCAGAAGAAAGATTATCGATGCCCTTTCGGAATGGAAGAATTCCGGACTTTGTAAGAAGAAAGCAGCAATAGTCAAGGGACTCAGGCAGATCGGCAAGACCGTTGCGGTGAAAGAATTCGCCAGAAGCAACTATGATAATGTGGTCTACGTAGACTTTAAAAAGACCACATCTGCCAAAGCCGCTTTCGAAGGAGACATCGATATCGATAGGATAACGATGAGGATTACTGCAGTATTGCCCGATGCTAAATTCGTTCCGGGGCATACCGTGATTATACTTGACGAAATCCAGGAATGCGCAAGAGCACGTTTCAGTATCAAAGCATTCATCGAAGACGGGCGTTATGACCTGATAGCGACGGGTTCCCTCCTGGGAATCAGGGGCTATAACCGCAAAGACCGTGACATACCTGTCGGCTTCGAACACACGATACGCATGTATCCGATGGACTTCGAGGAATTCCTCTGGGCCAAAGGCGTATCACAGCAGATCATAGATTACATCAAAGACTGTTTTTCAGGCAAAAGAACTGTGGACGACCCAATCCACTCAGTCATGAAAAGACACTTTCAGGAATACGTATGCGTCGGAGGAATGCCCTCCGTTGTCAGCACGTTCATCGAGAAGAACGATATGAATACCGTCAGAGCCGAACAGCAGGACCTGATCGAGCAATATCGCGATGATTTCGGAAGATATCTCGATGAGAACGAGAACGAAGTCACAGACACAGAAATGATGGGGTATATCAACCAGGTGTTTGACTCAATACCTGCTCAGCTGAGTAAGGAGAACAAAAAATTCCAATACAGCGTTTTGTCTAAAAACGCCAGGGGCAGAACGTATGCGGGCGCCATACAATGGCTAGCGGATTACGGTCTGATCAACAAATCATATAACCTGTCCTCACTGGAGCTCCCTTTGAACGGAAACAAGGACGATTCCGTATTCAAGATCTACATGGCAGATACTGGACTGTTCGTTTCGATGCTGGATCGCGGAACCTATGCCGATATACTGTCAGGAAACCTGGAGACATACAAAGGGGCTATTTTCGAGAATGTCATCTCAGATATCCTCAGCAAGAATGGGGTAAAACTGTTCTATTACCATAAAGACAGCGGACTCGAGATTGATTTCATCGCAAAACATGACAGGAAAGCCTGCCTGATAGAGGTCAAATCCAACACGGGGAACACAAAATCGGCAAAGACCGTTCTCGGTGACAAAAAGAACTACGACGTCGAACTCTGCTACAAGCTGGGGAACTACAATGTCGGTTTCATGAACGGCATACTCACGCTACCGGATTATATGGCGCCTTTGGTAGCCAAAGAACTTTCTGATGAGTGA
- a CDS encoding transmembrane protein, whose translation MMGFTLSRIALFACGAILMAAVAVPISEMYQDRGNDSIEKVAEADAMFVDALWDIDMDETALRGDILLPSPAYGLIIDGYFLTISDDDGNSYVSSLKHRTDRIELGYGDSVNVCRYGDKLMLCSNVPDDEPVTETDPLEDWDTAPPEEPSAGNSYTVTNESGNSITISCGPA comes from the coding sequence ATGATGGGCTTCACCCTTTCCAGGATCGCCCTTTTCGCCTGCGGTGCGATACTGATGGCGGCGGTGGCAGTCCCGATATCAGAGATGTACCAAGACCGCGGGAACGACAGTATTGAGAAGGTTGCGGAGGCGGATGCGATGTTCGTCGATGCCCTCTGGGATATCGATATGGACGAGACCGCTTTGAGGGGCGATATCCTGCTCCCCTCACCCGCTTACGGACTTATCATCGATGGTTATTTCCTGACCATCAGCGACGACGACGGCAACAGTTACGTGTCATCGCTCAAACACCGTACCGACAGGATAGAATTGGGTTACGGGGATTCTGTGAATGTCTGCAGATACGGCGATAAACTGATGCTCTGCAGCAATGTGCCAGACGATGAACCTGTGACAGAAACGGATCCCTTGGAAGATTGGGATACCGCACCTCCTGAAGAACCTTCGGCAGGGAATTCGTATACAGTCACGAACGAAAGCGGAAACTCGATAACGATCAGCTGCGGACCCGCCTGA
- a CDS encoding transmembrane protein translates to MMAYAKKKLRKLNRKGGIEGLPMELMIIVVIAALGTAVLVGWMGNIETPETIGQVDSSVDQIVMTTDKNTNVSFTITVTDTSGDAIPNATVVLTGCNVSKGTSGATVYGTTNSAGQASFTGLSIQKTTSGVGYINVSVSAGDYGEDSSLRIPVVR, encoded by the coding sequence ATGATGGCTTACGCAAAGAAGAAACTCAGAAAGCTGAACAGGAAGGGAGGCATCGAAGGCCTCCCGATGGAACTGATGATAATCGTCGTGATTGCCGCTCTGGGAACCGCGGTCCTCGTCGGGTGGATGGGAAACATCGAGACTCCCGAGACCATCGGACAAGTGGACAGTTCCGTGGACCAGATCGTCATGACGACCGACAAGAACACCAACGTCTCCTTCACCATCACCGTGACCGACACCTCCGGAGACGCCATCCCCAACGCCACCGTCGTACTGACCGGATGCAACGTGAGCAAGGGAACTTCCGGTGCAACCGTATATGGAACCACCAACAGTGCCGGACAGGCATCGTTCACAGGCCTCAGCATACAGAAGACCACCTCCGGTGTGGGTTACATCAACGTCAGCGTCTCCGCAGGTGACTACGGAGAAGACTCCTCCCTGAGGATTCCGGTGGTGAGGTGA
- a CDS encoding transmembrane protein, protein MDRKGVTGFPWRISLAFLLVALCVPPLAGLAEGFQDTADNREIDSEVERIINSASTVYFGGAGTSLSLDLSILPGYEITLGGEGAEAYCIKITDPNGTETRTFMEHPAARFLNSVTLSGPCTLELVCHDEPAYGITAVCP, encoded by the coding sequence ATGGACAGGAAGGGCGTGACGGGATTCCCATGGAGGATATCCCTTGCGTTCCTCCTGGTCGCTCTCTGCGTCCCGCCCCTGGCGGGACTGGCGGAGGGATTCCAAGACACTGCCGACAACAGGGAGATAGATTCCGAAGTCGAACGCATAATCAACAGTGCCAGCACCGTTTATTTCGGCGGTGCGGGCACTTCCCTTTCTTTGGATCTCTCCATCCTCCCCGGTTACGAGATCACCCTCGGCGGGGAGGGTGCGGAGGCTTATTGCATCAAGATCACCGATCCCAACGGAACGGAGACCAGGACCTTCATGGAACATCCTGCCGCCAGGTTCCTGAACTCAGTGACCCTTTCGGGACCCTGCACCTTGGAACTCGTCTGTCATGATGAACCGGCATACGGGATAACGGCGGTGTGCCCATGA
- a CDS encoding cysteine desulfurase SufS subfamily SufS, which translates to MDFESVRNDFPTMRTDKGVYLDSSCQSLRPDSVIEAVTEYYEKYPVCGGRSVHHLANEVSIRVDETREALASFFNAESPNSFVFTKNSTEALNTVAFGFGLKKGDAVVTTDSEHNSNYVPWLTFKDSVGINLRRSESGQDGVFDIEAFKNAMGKDVKLVSVTHCSNVTGCTVPIKDVAEIAHDYGAKIMVDGAQGAPHIKVDLKDCGVDFYATSIHKMLGPSGMGFLYGTEESLEALRPSRYGGGMVGLVTYSDVDYAPVPDRLEAGLQDYAGIFGTKAAIDYLSRIGMEEVMKHDAELVRYMYDVTKDIKGLHIVGPEDPSQRCSLMSFNIDGLGAHDVAMMLDSMDGIMVRSGMHCAHPFFVARGVEGSVRASVYLYNNRSDIDRLAAALTKISETFGE; encoded by the coding sequence ATGGATTTCGAGTCCGTGCGCAATGATTTCCCTACGATGAGGACAGACAAGGGTGTCTACCTCGACAGCTCCTGTCAGTCCCTGCGCCCGGATTCGGTCATCGAAGCTGTCACCGAATACTACGAGAAGTACCCGGTGTGCGGAGGAAGGAGCGTCCACCATCTCGCCAACGAGGTGTCGATCAGGGTGGACGAGACCAGGGAAGCACTAGCTTCATTCTTCAACGCCGAGTCTCCCAACTCCTTCGTGTTCACCAAGAACAGCACCGAGGCCCTCAACACCGTTGCATTCGGTTTCGGATTGAAGAAAGGGGATGCCGTGGTCACCACCGATTCGGAGCACAATTCCAACTACGTCCCGTGGCTGACCTTTAAGGACTCAGTGGGGATAAACCTCAGGCGTTCCGAGTCCGGGCAGGACGGTGTCTTCGACATCGAAGCTTTCAAGAATGCCATGGGCAAGGACGTGAAACTGGTATCCGTCACCCATTGCAGCAATGTCACCGGGTGTACCGTCCCCATCAAGGATGTGGCCGAGATCGCCCACGATTACGGAGCGAAGATCATGGTCGACGGAGCCCAGGGTGCGCCCCATATCAAGGTTGACCTCAAGGATTGCGGGGTCGATTTTTATGCAACTTCCATCCACAAGATGCTCGGTCCTTCCGGAATGGGATTCCTGTACGGTACCGAGGAGTCTCTGGAGGCATTGAGGCCCAGCCGTTACGGCGGAGGCATGGTAGGTCTTGTCACCTATTCCGACGTCGATTACGCTCCTGTCCCTGACCGTCTCGAGGCAGGTCTCCAGGATTACGCGGGTATTTTCGGAACCAAGGCCGCAATCGATTACCTCTCCCGCATCGGAATGGAAGAGGTCATGAAGCACGATGCAGAGCTCGTGAGATACATGTACGATGTCACCAAGGACATCAAAGGACTCCACATCGTGGGTCCCGAGGACCCTTCGCAGAGGTGCTCCCTGATGTCATTCAACATCGACGGACTCGGTGCCCACGACGTCGCGATGATGCTTGACAGCATGGATGGCATCATGGTCCGCTCCGGAATGCATTGCGCCCATCCATTCTTTGTCGCCAGGGGCGTAGAGGGCAGCGTCAGGGCTTCCGTTTACCTCTACAACAACCGCAGCGACATCGACCGTCTCGCAGCTGCACTTACCAAGATCTCCGAGACCTTCGGCGAATGA
- a CDS encoding dihydroorotate dehydrogenase PyrD, translating to MSILSTAVGKVDLQTPGMVASGIMDETGASMVRMLKAGAGAVVSKSIGSEPKAGHANPCFTEVKGGLVNAMGLPGPGIELFAEEMAEAVPHGNIVGSVAGGNADEFAMLAGKMEDYKACAVELNLSCPHAKGYGMEIGTDPALVKSIVEAVKSAVNIPVWVKLTPNTHILQQIALAAQDGGADAIVAINTLKAMVISPEFAKPFLSNKFGGLSGPAVKPVGVRAIYDLKSVVSIPLVGVGGITDWRDAAEYIMAGADAFQIGSAVLTDGPEVFGKVNDGLEKFMKEYGYGSIKSMVGAAHE from the coding sequence ATGTCAATACTCTCAACCGCAGTCGGAAAGGTGGACCTGCAGACCCCCGGAATGGTCGCCTCCGGCATCATGGACGAAACCGGCGCATCCATGGTCAGGATGCTGAAGGCCGGAGCCGGGGCAGTGGTGTCCAAATCCATCGGTTCCGAACCCAAGGCCGGGCATGCGAACCCCTGTTTCACCGAGGTGAAGGGAGGTCTTGTCAACGCCATGGGGCTCCCGGGACCCGGAATCGAGCTCTTCGCCGAGGAGATGGCCGAGGCCGTCCCCCACGGCAACATCGTCGGATCCGTCGCCGGAGGAAATGCCGACGAGTTCGCCATGCTCGCAGGAAAGATGGAGGATTACAAAGCCTGCGCAGTGGAACTCAACCTCTCCTGTCCCCACGCCAAGGGTTACGGTATGGAGATCGGAACCGACCCCGCACTCGTGAAAAGCATTGTGGAAGCAGTGAAGTCGGCTGTGAACATCCCCGTTTGGGTAAAACTCACCCCCAACACCCACATCCTGCAGCAGATCGCACTCGCCGCCCAGGACGGAGGCGCCGATGCCATTGTGGCCATCAACACCCTGAAGGCCATGGTCATCTCCCCCGAGTTCGCCAAACCCTTCCTGAGCAACAAGTTCGGCGGACTATCCGGTCCTGCCGTGAAACCTGTCGGAGTAAGGGCGATCTACGACCTGAAGAGTGTTGTTTCCATCCCTCTCGTGGGAGTTGGAGGAATCACCGACTGGAGGGATGCAGCGGAATACATCATGGCCGGTGCCGATGCTTTCCAAATCGGAAGTGCGGTCCTGACCGACGGACCCGAGGTATTCGGGAAGGTCAACGACGGACTCGAGAAGTTCATGAAGGAATACGGATACGGTTCCATCAAATCCATGGTAGGTGCGGCACATGAGTGA